In Canis lupus baileyi chromosome 15, mCanLup2.hap1, whole genome shotgun sequence, one genomic interval encodes:
- the TRIML1 gene encoding probable E3 ubiquitin-protein ligase TRIML1 isoform X9, with amino-acid sequence MHQFLKEEEQLQLQLLEKEERENMKKLRDNEIKLTQQIRSLSKMIEQIESTCQSSIIESFEDMKGTLERSEPLLLQCPEATTTGLTLCRITGMREMLKKFSTDITLDPATANAYLVLSEDLKSVRHGGIRQHLPDNPERFDQSATVLGAQIFTCGRHYWEVEVGNKTEWEVGICKDSVSRKGNLPKPPGDLFSLIGLKIGDDYSLWVSSPLKGQHVREPVHKVGVFLDYESGHIAFYNVTDESLIYSFPPTSFQEALRPIFSPCLPNEGTNTGPLIICSPNSYI; translated from the exons ATGCACCAGTTtttgaaggaggaggagcagctgcAGCTCCAGttactggaaaaggaagaaagagagaacatgaagaaACTAAGGGATAATGAGATCAAGCTGACCCAACAAATAAGAAGCCTGAGCAAAATGATTGAACAGATAGAGTCTACGTGTCAGAGCTCCATTATAGAATCTTTTGAG GATATGAAAGGAACACTGGAAAG GAGTGAGCCACTCTTGCTTCAGTGTCCAGAGGCCACCACCACGGGACTGACTCTGTGCCGCATCACTGGAATGAGGGAGATGCTAAAAAAATTCAGCA CGGACATAACTCTGGACCCAGCTACAGCCAATGCCTACCTTGTCTTGTCTGAGGATCTGAAGAGTGTGAGACACGGAGGAATCCGACAGCACTTACCTGACAATCCAGAACGATTTGACCAGTCTGCAACTGTGCTGGGCGCTCAGATCTTCACCTGTGGGAGACACTactgggaggtggaggtgggcaaCAAGACGGAGTGGGAAGTTGGCATCTGCAAGGACTCAGTGAGCAGAAAGGGCAATCTCCCAAAGCCACCAGGGGACCTCTTCTCACTTATAGGCTTAAAAATTGGAGATGATTATAGTCTTTGGGTCTCATCACCTTTAAAAGGTCAACATGTCAGAGAGCCTGTGCATAAGGTTGGTGTTTTCTTAGACTATGAGTCTGGGCATATAGCATTCTACAATGTGACAGATGAGTCCCTCATCTACAGTTTCCCTCCCACCTCTTTCCAAGAGGCTCTCAGGCCTATCTTCTCCCCTTGCCTCCCAAATGAAGGGACGAACACAGGCCCTCTTATCATCTGTTCACCGAATAGTTATATTTGA